The window caagcctcgtagttcagtataaaccaaaaccagtctatttcataattaactcaaaataatcttgtcttacagTGATAAATTCCAAAACGAAATAAAATGTGCGGAAGCGATATACAACTTGAATCGAAACTTAGGAAGAACATAAGTGAGAAATCTTCATATCTCGAAACTTCatctccaactccaaaacacgtcttattcatccttgtctacttgatcttcattctcatctggggagaaatgtaaggggtgagtgtttgggaaacactcagcaagtgggggccgatcgattaccacaaatacatataaatataatttaaaacccaTATTGCAACTGATTTTTTTCAAAACGTAGTATCTCATATCAGATCAGAATCGGAATTGAAATGCAAAACAGAGATTATCAGACAATTCAGAACAGAACGAATCAGAACAAATGAAAACACTGTTATTCATCTCGttatccatggtcaaattgtccccaatatgttagtcctctaaggggtgaggccaaaacacagttttatacccactgataggggccgaaacacagttttatacccactgatgagggccgaaacacagttttatacccactgatggggaccggaacacagttttatacccactgatgagggccgaaacacagttttatacccactgatgggggccgaaacacagttttatacccactgatgggggccatatataatttataatcgTCGTTCCATATCTCactcgaatcataacagtgcacCACAAAATCAGATGTAGCAAACAACATTTATCGGAATTTTTGAATGAACTCAGCAGAATCAAAGAACATCGGAAATAGAAGAACATATCGTACATCGATtgagattttataaaatatataatagcatTTTCCGAAAATGATTTGACATACATAGACgcatgtcatgaaatacttatacaaagtttaaattacaaagaaatacatagcaaaagcccacttacagtattcTGACTGCTCAAGGAAACGTGAATGGTGAGATTGCGGCAGAGCTTCGCTACTTGAGGATGAAAGCTTCGAAAATACGGTGATGCTAGAGAGGATTTCGAGGTTTGGGAGTGCAAGTTCTGAATGAAGAGTCCTCCTACTTATAGGTACGGAAAATCAGCTTACAAGGTAAGCTCTGAAGTCGCTCCACGAATGACGCTGATGGCTAATCAAATGGGTGATTGCACTAATCTCTCTCGGATGAACGTAGACTGCTTCCTTGTACAGGTTCGTGACGTATCTGGACTGTATTGCAAATTTGCTAGCTTCCTTATTGAGAAAACTTCCttatatacaatataatatttCCAATTATGTGGATATCCAGTATTAATTTACTGTGTATCTTGTACTGGATTTCGATTtccatgtattatttatattttcaaatttattataactcgaaaataaattcttatacatgtctatatttaattaattatgtgcccaaaaatttgggttctcacaTACAGGACCAAATGTTGCAATTTTTCACAAAAACAATGGTTCAAAATTTAGGTATTTCCATAATTCATGAGACTTCCTGAGATTTATGTGTCATATATGCATAAATGCCACATGGTTGCAAATGTTCCATACCTTTCTCTTTCCCCTTTGCTTTTATATGTCCTTGGCAACATGGCATAGTAATATTCTCTTCTCCTATTTGACTCTCTAAGATTTCCTCACACAGCCCTCGCTTGTTACATTAATACTGTGCTGCAAACCTATTTGAAACCCTCCATGGCTTTGCAGCCAAAAAGCGAAAGGATTCGGGCTAATCGCCATTTATGTTGAACCGTGAGTGTTCTTTAGCTCCCATATATATCAGCTGAAAATCACTTCTTCAAAtagttttgagatttttatcATACAGTTCAAATATTTTCAACCCTAATTGTCACTTTTCTTGAATGATACTGTGCTTATTTTTTATCAGTTGGTGTGTTTCTTGAAAATTACTGGTGATCAATTTTCCCGGAGCCTGTATACCTTGCTGAATATTGCAGCAAAATCTATGAATTTCCTGTGAAAATACTTTCTTGAGTTAAAATATAATGATATTATTCAAGATGGTGAGAAATCATGATTTTTGGTTATAGCCAACAGTTTATGTAATTATTATTGTATTTTCTGTACAAAATGAAAGAATATAGCAACAAAACTATTTCCCAAAATGAACTGAATTCGATTTCTGTCGATACCGTTGATTTCTTGCAGGTGGATCGGTTGATCATgaatacaagagaaaaagaTAGCACTCGGACGGAAAAAGACGACCTAGATGATAGGAATAGCACCAAGCTGTTTCCCAAGATTAATCCTACATCTTCTTCAAGACAATGGTCAAGCTACAAAAACCCAAGAATTGTTCGTGTATCGCGTGCTTTTGGATGCAAAGACAGACACAGTAAAGTGTGTACCATAAGGGGATTGAGGGATCGACGAATTAGGCTCTCCGTGCCTACCGCGGTTCTGTTGTATGAACTACAAGACAGGCTTGGTTTAAGCCAACCTAGTAAAGTTGTAGATTGGCTGCTGGATGCAACGAAACACGAGATCGATAAGCTTCCCCCTCTTCCAACTATACCTATAAACAACACTTCACATGAATCATCTTCTAACCCTCAAATAATATCCCTATCTCAGACAGATCAACCCTTTTTGGGACTCAATCAAGCAAAAGAGAAATGGATTTCACCCCATCAAGATCAAGAGGTTTATGGGGAATTTGTGGCCCAAAACTTGTTTCCATTAAACAGTCAACAACCCTCTTTCCCATACATGCCATACAACTCTTTTATCCACAATTGGGATCCTTCAAACTTATCCTTATCCCAATTCGGAGGAGGGTTTTCGTTCTCCAACCAAACGGATCAAGGTCATTCATCTCACAACAATCTTATGCCATCTGTCTCATCGAGTTCTCAGTTCTTTTTACCTTCCATTGTTCCACCTTTTAATCCTCCATACATCACCACATCAATGGAGAGTGATTTGAGGCAAAACAATCATTTGCAGCAACAAAATTCAGCCTTTCACTTGATTAGTTCTCCACTGAAATTGTATGGACTGAACATGAACTCGAAAACAGCTCTTCAGTCACAGGACAACAAAGCCGAAAGAGGAGATGAAGACAACAGAAATTCTCAAAGACAATAAATTTTCTTATAGAAGATCAATAGGGCATTTCACACAAGAAACAAAGATTTCAAGGACTCAGCACAGGTTTCCTGCAAAAACTTTACAAATAATTGTCCTACACAGTAAGCAACATAATTCTTTGTCTTTTGTCACATACTGCTGCATCGATGCTTTGATAATATATATctatacatatatacacacacacacacacactataaATGTGTAACTATTACAGTATGTGCATATACTATCTCTGTCAGGTTCATTTTTGGATTTTTACAGAAaccaaatatgattttttttgttgattttgtgcGAAATATGAAGTGCTTGCATGTGTTAGATAACTGGAATATTGTATCATGAAAACATTTTATTTTAGATaatacattaaaatatatatatatatataatatattttatatgaaatTTTGCAATTTATTTGTAGCATTTCACAATATATCCCAATTTGATATTTGATAGATTATATTTATTGGGATTTGAATTGGTTttataaaatgatttttatttaactTTTTTGTGAGCTAGTCAAGCTACCAAATTAAAAATCAATCTCTTGTGTTTTTTGTTGGGAAAATCAATCTCTTGTGTTTTTTGTTGGGATGCCTTACTAGTACATGGGCAAGAAGCAAGTTTGTTTGCAAGCAGATTCTTACAATCCAATCTATgagaagtcggaattgaatcgGCTTTCTCAATTCAACTAGCTGAGTGAGTGATAACTACTCTGTTTTAAATAATGGACAACTTTAATCTGTTATAATATTAATCAAACAATTAATGTTAATTGGCATAGTAAACAAAATTTTGTTTCAAGGGAAATAATTATTGTGGTATATAATTAAGTTAgttatgaaaaaataaaatgctAAAATTTCGTATGCAGGTTCTGGTATTTGAGAAAAAATTTTACGTATGCAGGTTCTGGTATTTGAGAAAATTTAACGGATTGTATTCACAACCAAcattaatatataacataattttttaaaaatactcaGGTTCTTGTTATGGTGCAATTACAATTTTAGTTTTGTACATATATTTGTCTATTTGCAATTGTGATTTTTTATATcatcaaatttcagttttagtccattattttgtgtttttttttaaattttttgcaaatttaatattttttacgaCAAGACATTTACATGACACATACGTGGCACACATACGTATAGTTTCTCATCAACACTCAGAGTggaaaatgaataaaatttacaggaaataaaagaaatgggattaaaaattaattataacatCATAAATGaccaaaattttaaataacaaaCACATAAGATGAAAGTTGCAATTTTTCTGTTATAAAACTTTTTTTTATAGAAAAGAtggatataaataaatttaataattttttttttggagaatgaatttaacaaatattttgtttgagAGGAGGTGCATGTGCACAAAAGGAATTAATCAATTTTATAGAAGAAACAATGTTTTCGAGACATTTGCAAGATATACCTTCTAACTTCTAACCATATATTTACTTTGTGTCCAATACATTTCCCACTAggtctctctttttttttaattcatttaattttatatcgcaaatatatatatcttattAAGTCTACTAactcatatattaattatttcttTTGTAAGTGAACTTAACATTAATTACCTTAATTTATGCATATATAGGCTAGCTACCATTTTTCTATTAATATAAATGGCTTAGGTTTCAACTTTTAATAAATGTCAATTACCAGCCATGGCATGACTACAAGAAAATTCCGggatattttgatatgatatatattttatagaGACGAAGAAGGGATTCATTATAATTGTATTTCGAACTCGAGATATTTTCCCaaactttatatatatttttgaatcAGATAAAATATAAGTAATGAGCGAAAGTTTTGATATATAACTCCACACATAAATGAGCGTTTCAAAATGTGAAAATTTCATTTTAGAACTGTATATTTTTCCAAAGGAGAATGTCATGGATAAAAAGGTCAAAAaatttcaagaatttaaaaattaatacttgtTTGTTTTCTCAACCCCAAACAAATTAAACAATAATTGCATCTTCattaaacaaaattaattaaagttTGAGGTTCGGTGATTAAATCTTTCATTATTGCATGCACTTATTTAGTTAGATTAATTATATATTCCTTAAAAAATTAAACTGTGTATATAATTGAGCTAGTCGATCATATAACATCGACAATAATTAATTTACCATTAATTATTAACTAACAGTACTACCTTTCGTCAATAATCAACATTAATCTTGGTTTAATTAGTAGTTAATTGATAATAATGAAAAAGGTACATTTTGACCAAAGAAAGCGGAGACGAGAgggaatatatataaaaataattttggtaTGATGAGTGTCTGATGATGGGCATCCATGGCATCCATGGGCGCCTCGCGATATCTGTGTGAATGTCTCATAAGAATTTGATGTGTTTCCACGAGATGTTCTCGCGAACATCTCGGGTAGGCAACCAGAATATCTAAGGATGGCTATGGTTGCCTACCGACAAGTGCaccacatatcataattaattaattaattatatatatatatatatatatatatatatatatatatatatatatatatatatatatatagacgaTTTCAATTGGAAAAACTAGCAAGTGTACTAGGTCATTTAATAATATAGTTAGATTgagtcacacacacacacacacacacacacacacacacacacacacatatatatatatatatatatatatatatatatgtatataaactAGCAAGTGTACTAGGTCATTTAATAATATAGTTAGATTgagtcacacacacacacacacacacatatatatatatatatattgatagacGATTTCGATTGAAAAAACTAGCAAATGTACTAGGTCATTTAATAATATAGTTAGATGGAGTCCAATTACTAtgatataaattatttaatttaatctaGGCTAAATAAAGAAGTGATTTTTGTGAATAattagataattaaaataaactaaGTTATTCTAAATCAAATATCACAATTCATTAAATTATGGATTAAACAGGagaaattcaaattcaaataagCTGATCAGGAGCACACAACTGTATCAAATATCAATTATTGTCACGTATTGAATTTCATCAAACAAGAATTATTCTAAAGTTCCCTatcttatttattaatatatttctAGAATTAATaatcatgtttttatttaaCTCTTTCAtctatttctaattgaattaaataaaaat is drawn from Primulina eburnea isolate SZY01 chromosome 10, ASM2296580v1, whole genome shotgun sequence and contains these coding sequences:
- the LOC140803905 gene encoding transcription factor TCP17 isoform X2 → MNTREKDSTRTEKDDLDDRNSTKLFPKINPTSSSRQWSSYKNPRIVRVSRAFGCKDRHSKVCTIRGLRDRRIRLSVPTAVLLYELQDRLGLSQPSKVVDWLLDATKHEIDKLPPLPTIPINNTSHESSSNPQIISLSQTDQPFLGLNQAKEKWISPHQDQEVYGEFVAQNLFPLNSQQPSFPYMPYNSFIHNWDPSNLSLSQFGGGFSFSNQTDQGHSSHNNLMPSVSSSSQFFLPSIVPPFNPPYITTSMESDLRQNNHLQQQNSAFHLISSPLKLYGLNMNSKTALQSQDNKAERGDEDNRNSQRQ
- the LOC140803905 gene encoding transcription factor TCP17 isoform X1, which gives rise to MKEYSNKTISQNELNSISVDTVDFLQVDRLIMNTREKDSTRTEKDDLDDRNSTKLFPKINPTSSSRQWSSYKNPRIVRVSRAFGCKDRHSKVCTIRGLRDRRIRLSVPTAVLLYELQDRLGLSQPSKVVDWLLDATKHEIDKLPPLPTIPINNTSHESSSNPQIISLSQTDQPFLGLNQAKEKWISPHQDQEVYGEFVAQNLFPLNSQQPSFPYMPYNSFIHNWDPSNLSLSQFGGGFSFSNQTDQGHSSHNNLMPSVSSSSQFFLPSIVPPFNPPYITTSMESDLRQNNHLQQQNSAFHLISSPLKLYGLNMNSKTALQSQDNKAERGDEDNRNSQRQ